TCCCGCAGCCCACCATGTGCGCCACCGCCGACGACACGTCGGGGACGTGCGTGCCGCTGGTCGCCGACCTGCTGCTGATGAACAGGGTGTGCTGGTACTCCGCGGAGTCCGCCGGGCAGACCACGTTCACCACGATGGACCGTGAGGTGCCGGTGCGGGTCGTCGTGCCGACGGCCTACCAGAACCGGGCACAGTGGGCCAACGAGTTCTCCGACATCGTCGTGGAGACCGACAAGTCGATCACCAAGGGCGTGCCGAGCGGCTGCCGGCCCTAGGCCTAGGCCTAGTGGAGCCCGGTCCCGCGCCGCAGGGCGGTGCGGATCAGCCGGTCCACCACCTTCGGGTACTCCAGCCCGGTGGCCGCCCACATCTGCGGGAACATCGAGGTCGGCGTCATCCCCGGCATGGTGTTGATCTCGTTGAGGAAGATCTCGCCGGCGGCGGTGACGAAGAAGTCGACCCGGGCCAGGCCGGCGCAGTCCAGCGCGGTGAAGGTGCGCAGCGCGTACTCGCGGACCTGCCTGGTCAGCTCCGGGGAGAGCTCGGCCGGGATGGTGTAGCGGCTGCCCACCAGGTATTTCGTCTCGAAGTCGTACCAGTCGGCGTCGTCCATGTGGATCTCGGCGAGCAGCGACGCCTCGGGCGTGCCGCCGGCCTCCCCCTCGAGCACCCCGCACTCGATCTCGCGACCCACGATCGCCGCCTCGACCAGCACCTTCGGGTCGATCTGCCGGGCCTTGGCGATCGCCGCGTCCAGGTCGGCCCAGTCGGTGACCTTGCTGATGCCGGTGGACGAGCCGGCCCGCGACGGCTTCACGAAGACCGGCAGCCCGAGCCGCTCCTTGTCCTCCTCGGCGAGCTCGGCGCCGGCCCGCAGGACCGCGTACGGCCCGACCGGGATGCCCTCGGCGGCGGCCAGCTTCTTGGTGAACTCCTTGTCCATCGCGGCCGCCGAGGCGAAGACGTTGGCGCCGACGTACGGAATCCCGGCCATCTCCAGCATCCCCTGGATGGTGCCGTCCTCACCGTAGGCGCCGTGCAGCACCGGGAAGACCACGTCCACCCCGGCCAGCTCGGAGACGCCCTCGGCCGGGTCGCGCACGATCAGCTCGGTGGTGGTCGGGTCGGCCGCCAGCACCACCGAGTTGCCGGAGTTGGCGGTGATCTCGGGCAGCCGCGAGTCGGCGATGGCGAGCTGCGCGGGGTCGCCCGCGGCCAGCACCCAGCGACCCTCCCGGGTGATTCCCACCGGGACGGTCTCGTACTGGTCGGGGTCCAGCGCACCCAGGATGGCCCCCGCGCTCACGCAGGAAATGGCGTGCTCAGTGCTGCGACCGCCGAACACGATCGCCACGCGGGTCTTCCGGGGGGTTGTCACTCTTCTTGCGCCTCTCGCTAGCGGGTTTGCCGGGGGTGACCCTACTCTGCGTAAGCCAGATATGGGATCGCGGCGGCCGCTGCCATGGCAGGGGGAGACGAACAGTTCATGGGTCCAGCACTCCACGTGATCGCGGGTCCGGGACCGGGCCAATTGGCCACGATGGCCCACCCTCGCGACGAGCCGTGGTCACCGCAGGAGTTGGGCGCGCTGGCCCGCGCCGGCGTGCAGATCCTG
This window of the Actinoplanes oblitus genome carries:
- a CDS encoding D-alanine--D-alanine ligase family protein, translated to MTTPRKTRVAIVFGGRSTEHAISCVSAGAILGALDPDQYETVPVGITREGRWVLAAGDPAQLAIADSRLPEITANSGNSVVLAADPTTTELIVRDPAEGVSELAGVDVVFPVLHGAYGEDGTIQGMLEMAGIPYVGANVFASAAAMDKEFTKKLAAAEGIPVGPYAVLRAGAELAEEDKERLGLPVFVKPSRAGSSTGISKVTDWADLDAAIAKARQIDPKVLVEAAIVGREIECGVLEGEAGGTPEASLLAEIHMDDADWYDFETKYLVGSRYTIPAELSPELTRQVREYALRTFTALDCAGLARVDFFVTAAGEIFLNEINTMPGMTPTSMFPQMWAATGLEYPKVVDRLIRTALRRGTGLH